The genomic interval ACAAATACGCTGATAGCTGAGGAGAGAGAATTCTGAAGCTCTCTGTGAAGCTGCTGAGTTAAATGAGAATATCTGGAAACACAAAAGAGctatatcatttatttttacgATGTTGATCAAACTTTGCGGAAAGAAAGAGGCAGAGTGAAAGGTTCTTCACAGTAGCGCTTAGCTTAACACCAATCATTCCTATGTTATATACACTTAGTGCTATAGTAatactgagagactagttagCAGATATTGTTATAcagatcgagaatatatatgcatacattatGTGCGCGCCGCCCTCcgtgcgttacacatttcatgacgaACAATGtaaatttctttctttctcaAATGAATGATAACACACTTGTATGTATTACACATATAAGgatctatatataaacatcGTGTCATAGTATTTGTCACAACAACACGCTCTCTCGTGGAACCGCGCTCAGAGCGTAAGGTGTATAAAAGGGCCGACTCTGCTGCAGAGAATTTAGTTGATGTGCAGCTTTTGGTCGAACAACAGTtccagaaaaaaataaaatcagttaagatagaaaacaaaatgttcggTTCGAAATTGATTTATCTGACAATCTTGGCACTCGTGTGCGTGCTGGTGGCCAGCGATGAGTCGCCTCCAATTGTGGGCGGTCACAAGGAGCTGAGCGGCGAGGAGCTGGAGAAGGCTGTTGCCAATCTGCACGCCACTCTGGCCAAATTGTCGACTGGCGATGGACCCAACTATGCGTAAGTCTCGAACCTATTCCAATGTTCCTTATACtatgtttgtttgcttttgttatagGGCCACAAAAGTGCTGAAGGTGACAACTCAAGTTGTTGCCGGCACTCTGGACACCTACACCGTGGAGCTGACCAGCGATAATGTGGCCAAGCAGTGCACCGTGAAGATCTGGTCCCAGCCATGGCTCAAGGAGAACGGCACCAATGTGAAAATCGAGTGCCAGGGCGACGATGCCAAGGTGGATCGCACCTGGTAAACTGGCTGATCCGATCTGCTCGGCTCTATTCTAAACagcatttgaataaaattgaacAGCTCTTTGAGCAAGAGAAACCAGTTTCGTTTCGCATTTAATAGCCGGCATTGAATATTTATTCGAGTGCTCTCTCACATCTTGTTATATACAACACATTtcgtaaattgtttaaattaacagatgcaaaatagcaaaaaatagaaaacggGGTAGAATTGTGGGTCGAAGATTGAATGCCCTTCTAGACTTGGAATTGCTTTCATACATCAGCTTTTTCCTGTTCGTGATGTAGTTATTTAGTATGTAGTAAGTATTATAGAAGATTGTGTTAactaaatgccaagtttggtcttCGAAGAGTTTACTCACAAAAAGGATATAATAAATGAAAGTCAAATTTCATGAAGAAACTGCGAGAGAAACAGATATAAGGACAGACAGTTGTGGCTAATTCGCGTCGACTGATACTGGATATATAAGTAGCGCTTggttataatataaattattatattaattaattactttctataatataatattcaaattcaCACAGACATGCTGCTCTTATCCCAAAGCAATATCTATACACTAGCTTTGTTTATTGctcacaaaaatgttttttttttttttttagatcaGGTTTATTCTTCTAATTGAACTCTCAGTTATTTATCGATCGTCTTTaatattggtttatttttgctttctttgATGTTATCGCATCGATACTAATGAAATCCCTAAATACTCCAGacattctattttatttactttttcagTTTAAGagaacatttaaatatacatgaagGGATTGTGATATGGGTTTTAAGTGGTAGGCTTTATTATTACCATGTTATGCTGTCAGGTTGAGTGCATAAATTATTAGAAATATATggaaacataaacataatatataaaaataaattatgtagGCAGTTCGTTTGTATGAACATGTCTATCTttgaacctataagagctgaAGGATTGAAATTTCGAACTTGTTGCCTCTACGAGGTTTTCCGAGAATCGATAAGTTGccccgttttcaagcaatcgataaaaatcaatatcgatacTAGCTagtctttctgtttttttttttttaatcttaaCAACatcggacccctatatcatatagctgctatggGAAAGATTGGTCGGAAAGCAGATTCTGacattttcaaagatattttcataaagCTCAGAATTTGCAAGCTTCACCatgctaatatatatgcaaaagggAAATgcctacaagggtattaaatgtgCGGCGTGCCGAAAATATCCTTACTCTTAGCCAATTTATTTGTGAATTTATCTATCATAAAATTTTGGAATatcatatgtattttttatttataaaaaccaATCGAAGATTGAATGGCAAAAAGATACAAATTAATTCTTTATAAATGCATTGATTGGGTTTCCTTTAAGTTATATTTTTGCTGCCTTTAAAAACGTCCTTTTTCCAGGTTTGAACATCTCAAACCAAGTTCTattgctgcagcaacaatcTTAAATGCTtggaattttttatatattttatatttatcagCTATAAAGtacactttttgttttgttgattAAGCTTCAAGTCTGTGATAAATCAGTGTctgttattgttttattattttctgacAATATTTTAAGCGATTCTCACACAACAGGTTCTCAGCACATTTGTTCCAGCTGTTGTGCTTATGTAATTGTGCTTTATTCTTCAAGAAAgtctaaattaataaattcaaacatattattattagaaattttattaaacatttttgttttttcttaagtATTTCATACTTATTCAACAAATACTCGGCCTTATTTCGTTTCAAGCAGCACAAAGTTTAAACtcaagccaaaacaaaaaaataataaaaaacaaaacaattgatCTTAAAATAAGCCTTTTAATCTTTAAGCAACATTACTTAAACTACATGTCTAAATTGGCAAACATCTTGTGATTATATTAAATGACTAAATTGTCGTGCATGTTGGAGcgcattctctctctctctttctctttttctctccctctctccttttctctctctctctctctcggcaGGAGATAAGTACTCATAAGCGCAGTTGGAGATCGGCTATAAAAGTCGTCGCAGCGGAGAGTCTGCGATTCTTTCTGAAATCGTGCTTTCTCTCGGGCGAAAGAAATTTTGTAAAAAGTGCACTCAAGAAAAGTGGATTTCATTTGCGGCTTTGCCTTGCATTTGTTTCGCCCAAACCACTTGGCGTAAGTGAGCCCCTCCCCCCCTATTTTATCGTCCCTCATTCGAGCTGTTGCACCTATTCTATCCATGTGACCGGAAGctgttctttttatttatttacttcttcactttttaattgttttattaatgGTTGACAAATTAAAGAGAATAGCAAAATTATAAACTAAAAGCCTAATCAGAATAAGGGAGTTTTTTGCGAATATTATCTCTCACACGTTGGGGGTATTTTATTCTTGAGTATCTATAATACCTTAGAATGTAAATAAGTAcaaaaagaagcagaaaaaagGTGTGAAAAAAGTGAAGAGCATAGAATGTAAAGTTGATAAGGGTATAGATATAATCAACCCACCGACTCGTTGGGGGGAATTTGTTGCCAGTCCGGCAAACTACGCCCCTACTCATAGCTCCTATCGATTTCACGGAAACGTAGCACATTATCGATGCGTTTGCACTTGCAGGCAGACTCAGTCGATTTCTACTGTCTGTGGAATACATATGAACAAAACCATACCCATTAACAAgggatacagggtataaaaagataaTCTAGAGTATAAGGTAGACAGACCCCTAATGAGAATTGTATTGCATTGGTCTGCGATCATGAATTGGGCCTGAAAATACTTGGAGCGACAGTTAAACAGATATATACTTAATGTTCTCCAAAGCTAAACAATATGCGACATATGCatgataaacaatttattagaGTTAATAAAAGAACAGGTACGGATTGATTAGCCGAACAGCTTGTTAAAGCTGGGCTTCAGATTGTTTTGGCTGCTTGCAGTGAGGCTCTTGATCTTGCCAAGCAGCACCTTTCTCTGGTGGGCGGAGTCTCGTCTGCAACGTTGCAGTCTGCGCTGCAGGATCCTTATGCGACGCAATAGACGCCTCCGGGCGGCATTGCCACCGCTGCTGCTCGCAGTGGTGGTGGCTCCAGAGCTAGATGCCGTTGTGGTTGCGGTGGCCGAGCTGGCGGTTGTGGTGCCCGTACTCGCAACTGTGGTGGCCGTACTCGGGGCCgtggtggtggcggtggcgcTGCGCTTCACCAGGCAAATGGCCAGAAAGGCACAGCACAAGATAACCGTTTGGATCCTCATCTCAATTCAAATGGTTTGCTTGGAATGTCTTACCATGGGCCACACGCctctttttatacccattttgccCAAATACCATTTTATTTACCAGCTCGATTTCCCCATACTTACATTCATCTGTTCGAATTGGGTACACAAGTGTTCCACAACGTTATTCAAATTCTAACGTCTGATATGTAATCAGTTGTTCCGGCTGCACCATTCAAGACTTTCAGTGTCAGCAGTTTCGATACCAATTGAAAGTGCAAGTGGGCAAAAGGCgaatacttaaaaaaaatagaccTGTTACCGGATTTCATAATCTACAACATGTTCTACAGCATAGTTCCAGGCTCCTAATACGAAAGGGCAATATATAATTGAGTGTGCCGTCTAGAGTTATTTAATATGGTTTATTTTCAACatgcaaatattcaaaattaatattaCGAAAAAGGTTGGGCCTTACCTTATGTTGGTTAATAtcacaatataaataataatcatattcTTCATAATAATACCTAATTGGATGTATCTCAATCTGTATACATAATCAGACAAATGCCAGAAATAtcttaaatacaaatttcagcTTAAAACTGTAGATTTCACTTAATCAAAAACCatcgaataaaaaaaaacccgccGTTCTTACTTAGGGATTACGAAATAGGTTTGAATCCAATTAGACAAAGTGTAGATTCCGAAAATTCAATACagatattttccaaaaaaagtTTGAGGTCAATCCATAGAAACTTTTTTCATCAATAAAAATCTACTTCCTGGCTTTTATGGTTCGGGCAGttcgttgatcaccaatcagtcaagCAGTCAATCAGTAAAgcagttagtcagtcaaacCGTCATTCAGACAATCAGGACaaatctttttatatatagagattatGCTTAATATACATAGGTATTTCAAATACCTATAGTTAGATTAGTTATTAATAtcaacccaaaaaaaaaacaagacacAAAATATCGACATAAAACTGAGCACTTCATATAATAGACAAAAGCTGTGCGCTATAAAACGTGCAGCTGTGTTAAGTGAAACATAATGTAGCCTAACATTAGGCGCTTGCTTTTATCTATGCTTAGCATAAGGCTGAGGTTTACAATTGCTCTAAAACCAAGacgattttttgttgctgctgtaacTCAAGTCTACCAGGCGGCAGTAGACAATATATTCTTTTTGGCAGTCTACGTTGCTAAGTATCTATAGATGCGTCAATaaagtattatttataaaatattaaaacgatCGATCGAAGATTGTGTTTTAGTATGAAATACCTATTTGCCTTAAGGGTTACCTTAACCTATACTGGCTTTTGTGCGCTCTTACAGACCTCCCagaaaatatatgttattCCTATGAACACCATACTATGACTGCAAcgaaaaatgtgtgtgtgttttgaaATGTCATATCTACGCGCGGATATTTGTCTTTTGCAGAGCGGCGGACctatgtcgttttcaaacgtcatatagagatatatgtacatatgtctcTGCTcgttttaaaaagtttttgtcgtcaaaacgacataatctcgcgaACGGAGAGCGGATTTATGTCGTTCAAACGCCATATATCTTGGCGCGGAGATATATGTATTGAAAAATTCGGGgtaacgacatatatccgcggcTCTCCGcgtggaggtatgtcgttttgaaacgtaaTATGTACGCGcggttatttatttttatttattatttcgcttcaaaacgacataatctcgacatgatcgcggagttatgtcgttttcaaacgtcatatcaGAAGCAACAGAACATTCAGTTACCTCAGGAAACACCGGTTTTAATCATGTATTCTTTAATATCGATAAAATGAAGAATTATAATTAACAGCTAACCCACAAGGACACGTATGTTGCGATTTCTGCGGCTTCCGTTGCGACGGCTTGAGGAACGCGCATTACCATTGTTGACGCGAATGCGACGCACATTTGTGTACCTCAAATTGCTGATACGCACCGTCTTCCGGTTGGAGCCGAGTGAGACGGTgcttgccgttgttgttgttgttgttgttgccgtggcTGTGGTGGTGCAGTCGGTATTATTGGCATTGCTGGCATCCGTGCAGTCGGTGCAGTTGGTCAGGACCGTTGATGAACAGGCGACCGAATCGCAGCTCCTGATGTGCAACATGGCCAAAATGACACAGCCCAGCGCAATTGTGAAGGTTCTCATGATTTTGACAGACTTCTTAGGGAATTCCTCAAATAACTTGTGATGTCGtttagccagaaagcagcgGTTTTTATAGCTAACACTTTACCTTGCTAGATTATTGGCAAATATGTTCAGCTGTGCCGAGTCTATTATACGAATTGGCAAAATAAAAGCACGTGTGACCTTCAGCCAACACTCCGCAAAAGAGCGAAATTTAAAGATTTGTGCTCTGTCAACAAGGCTACAACTTAAACTTTGCAtatgctaaaaaaaatatgttccaTTATGTTAACTTGTGTATTTAACCCACTTGCCTCTAcgattatttaaaatgtttaagcaACAATAAGCTAGAAGCTCtctgaatttaattaaaaacaatgttttatttgttaagtAATAAATTGTTAACACTAAATAACTGATCCAAAGTATTATCCCCTGACAACGCGTACGTTGGCTCCACTGCGGCGATTCTTGTTTCCACGTCGCACGT from Drosophila virilis strain 15010-1051.87 chromosome 2, Dvir_AGI_RSII-ME, whole genome shotgun sequence carries:
- the LOC6630360 gene encoding cystatin-like protein; this encodes MFGSKLIYLTILALVCVLVASDESPPIVGGHKELSGEELEKAVANLHATLAKLSTGDGPNYAATKVLKVTTQVVAGTLDTYTVELTSDNVAKQCTVKIWSQPWLKENGTNVKIECQGDDAKVDRTW
- the LOC6630358 gene encoding ras guanine nucleotide exchange factor B encodes the protein MRTFTIALGCVILAMLHIRSCDSVACSSTVLTNCTDCTDASNANNTDCTTTATATTTTTTTASTVSLGSNRKTVRISNLRYTNVRRIRVNNGNARSSSRRNGSRRNRNIRVLVG